The following is a genomic window from Quadrisphaera sp. RL12-1S.
CGGCCCCCCGGCCCCGGCTGCTGGTGGTCACGGAGGGCCCGCGCGCCGGCACCCGGCTCGAGCTGGGCGCCTCCCCGGTCACGCTGGGCCGGGCTGACGACTGCACCCTCGTCCTCGGGGACGACTACGCCTCCGGCCACCACGCCCGCCTGACGCCCTCGAGCAGCGCTCCCGGGGGGTGGGTCCTGGAGGACCTGGGCTCCACCAACGGCACCAGCCTCGGCTCGGGCCCGGCCGGCTCACCGGTGCGCGGGGCGGTGCCGGTGGGTGCCGGCAGCGTGGTGCGCATCGGGCGGACCACGCTGGAGCTGCGCCCGTGACCCTCGCCCTGCGGGCGGCCGCCCGCTCCGACGTCGGCCTGGTGCGCGCCAGCAACCAGGACTCCGGCTTCGCCGGCGCCCGCTTCGTCGTCGTCGCCGACGGCATGGGCGGGCACGCCGGCGGCGACGTGGCCTCGGCCACGGCCGTGGCCGAGCTCATGGGCCTGGACGACGAGGCGCACGGCGCCGAGGCCCCGCAGCGCCTGGCCGACGCCGTGGCCCGCGCCCAGGAGGCGCTGCTGCGGCGGGTGGCCGTCGAGCCGGCGCTGGCCGGCATGGGCACCACCGTCACCGCACTGCTGCGCGCCGGGGAGCGCCTGGTGCTCGCGCACCTGGGGGACTCCCGCGCCTACCTGCTGCGGGACGGCGCCCTGGTCCAGGTCACGCGCGACCACACCTTCGTGCAGCGCCTGGTCGACGAGGGCCGCATCACCGCCGAGGAGGCGGAGCACCACCCGCAGCGCAACGTGATCCTCCGGGTCCTCGGCGACGTGCAGTCCTCCCCCGAGCCCGACCTGTCGGTGCAGGAGGCGCACGTCGGGGACCGCTGGCTGCTGTGCTCCGACGGGCTGCCCCGCGTGGTCTCGGACGAGACCATCGAGCGGACGCTGGACGGCGTGCCGGACGTCGGCCGGTGCGCGGAGACCCTCGTCGAGCTGGCCCTGCGGGCGGGTGCCCCGGACAACGTGACCTGCGTGGTGGCGGACGTGGTCGAGGTGGACCCGGGCGGACCCGCCGCCACGGTCCGCCAGGTGGTCGGTGCCGCCGGCGAGCGCCCCGACCCGGCCGAGCGCGCCGTCCGCATCCCCACCAGCCCCGCCATGCGCGCGGCGGTGCTGGGACGGGGTGCCGCGACGGCGCCATTGACGGCGACCGCGGCCGCCGCACCGGCGGGCGCGGCGGCGGGCGCGGTGCCGGTGTCGGCCCGCTCCCCCGAGGAGGTGGAGACCGGGCCGCCCGGCGAGCGTCCCGAGGACCTGGCCGAGGGGCCGCCGCCCCGGCCCGCGAGGGTCCGCTGGGGACAGCGGGTCCTCGTGGTCCTCGTCGTGGTCCTCGTGCTCGGGGGCGGCGCCCTGGCCGGGTCGGCGTGGCTGGGGCGCCAGTACTTCGTCGCCGACGACGGCGGCGCCGTGGCGATCTACCGCGGCCTGCCCCAGGACGTCGGACCCGTGCACCTGTCACGGCTCGTCGACGTCACCGACGTGCGCGTGGCGGACCTGCCGGCCATCTACCGGGACCAGGTGGCCAGCGGCATGACCGCGAGCAGCCTCCCCGGCGCCCAGCAGGTGGTGGCGCGGCTGCGCGAGGTGTCCCGCACCTCCGGTGCCTCCTCCGACAGCACCGCCTCCCCGTCCCCGACCTCCGCCCCCGCCGAGACCACCGCTGGGCAGCCGGTGCCGTCGGACACGACCGCGGCGGCGACCCCGTGAGGGCGCGCTGGGTCGAGCTGGGACTCACCGCGGTGGCGGTGGGCGTGGCGATGGGCGCCTACGGCCTCGTGGGGGTGGCCGCCGACGGCGCCTGGCCCGCCGACCTCCTCGGCTACGGCGGCGGCCTCGGGGTCCTGGCCCTCGTGCTGCACCTCGCGGTGCGCTGGCGGGCGCCCTACGCCGACCCGCTGCTCGTCCCCGTGGCGATGCTGCTGAACGGGCTGGGCCTGGCGCTCATCCACCGCCTCGACGTGGCCGAGGACGCCGGCTTCGCCGAGCGGCAGCTCGCGTGGTCCGCCGTCGGCCTGCTGCTGGCCACCGTCGTCGTCGTCCTCCTGCGCGACCACCGCTGGCTGCGCCGGTACACGTTCACGGCGATGGTCCTCGGGCTCGTCCTGCTCGTCATGCCCCTGGTCCCCGGTCTGGGACGCAACATCAACGGCGCGCAGATCTGGGTGCGGGTGGGCCCCGTCGGCTTCCAGCCGGGCGAGCTGGCCAAGATCGTGCTGACGGTGTTCTTCGCCGGGTACCTCGTGACCGCCCGGGACACCCTGTCCCTCGTGGGCCCCCGGTTCCTGGGCCTGCAGCTGCCCCGCCTGCGCGACCTCGGACCGCTCGTGGTGGCCTGGCTGGCGAGCCTGGGCGTGCTGGTGCTCGAGCGCGACCTCGGCACCTCGCTGCTGTTCTTCGGCCTGTTCGTGGCGATGCTCTACGTGGCCACCCAGCGCTTCAGCTGGATCGCCATCGGCCTGGTGCTCTTCGCCGGCGGGGCGGTCTTCGCGTGGAGCATCTTCTCCCACGTCCAGGCGCGGGTGAGCGCCTGGCTGGACCCGTTCTCCTCCGCGATCTACGGCAAGGCCTTCGGCGGCAGCTACCAGCTGGTGCAGGGCCTGTTCGG
Proteins encoded in this region:
- a CDS encoding PP2C family protein-serine/threonine phosphatase, with amino-acid sequence MTLALRAAARSDVGLVRASNQDSGFAGARFVVVADGMGGHAGGDVASATAVAELMGLDDEAHGAEAPQRLADAVARAQEALLRRVAVEPALAGMGTTVTALLRAGERLVLAHLGDSRAYLLRDGALVQVTRDHTFVQRLVDEGRITAEEAEHHPQRNVILRVLGDVQSSPEPDLSVQEAHVGDRWLLCSDGLPRVVSDETIERTLDGVPDVGRCAETLVELALRAGAPDNVTCVVADVVEVDPGGPAATVRQVVGAAGERPDPAERAVRIPTSPAMRAAVLGRGAATAPLTATAAAAPAGAAAGAVPVSARSPEEVETGPPGERPEDLAEGPPPRPARVRWGQRVLVVLVVVLVLGGGALAGSAWLGRQYFVADDGGAVAIYRGLPQDVGPVHLSRLVDVTDVRVADLPAIYRDQVASGMTASSLPGAQQVVARLREVSRTSGASSDSTASPSPTSAPAETTAGQPVPSDTTAAATP
- a CDS encoding FtsW/RodA/SpoVE family cell cycle protein; this translates as MGAYGLVGVAADGAWPADLLGYGGGLGVLALVLHLAVRWRAPYADPLLVPVAMLLNGLGLALIHRLDVAEDAGFAERQLAWSAVGLLLATVVVVLLRDHRWLRRYTFTAMVLGLVLLVMPLVPGLGRNINGAQIWVRVGPVGFQPGELAKIVLTVFFAGYLVTARDTLSLVGPRFLGLQLPRLRDLGPLVVAWLASLGVLVLERDLGTSLLFFGLFVAMLYVATQRFSWIAIGLVLFAGGAVFAWSIFSHVQARVSAWLDPFSSAIYGKAFGGSYQLVQGLFGFAHGGLLGTGIGQGRPQIVPEAESDFILATLGEELGLVGLLAVLVLYLVLVERGLRAAVAARDGFGKLLAGGLAFAIGLQCFVVAGGVLRVIPLTGLTMPFLAYGGSSLVANWMIVGLLLRISDAARRPAPAVPEPEGAPVVPDEAGAAATQVVRL
- a CDS encoding FHA domain-containing protein FhaB/FipA — translated: MSQLTVTVLQLGLLVVLWLFVLGVVAVLRRDLYGVRAPRQAAPAAPAAAGAPAPAPSAPASSAPEAPAAPSRTAPPAARPAPAPRPRLLVVTEGPRAGTRLELGASPVTLGRADDCTLVLGDDYASGHHARLTPSSSAPGGWVLEDLGSTNGTSLGSGPAGSPVRGAVPVGAGSVVRIGRTTLELRP